GGTGCAGCATACCCCGGAGAGATCTGCCCGGCATTTGCCGCACTGGTTTCCAGTGCTGCACCTGGCTCACGATCGATAACCGTCACCTCGTGCCCGGCCTGACTTAAGTACCAGGCGCTGGTGACACCCACGACGCCACTTCCCAGTATGACAACACGCATAGTCGCTCCATTATGTGCAAAAGAACAATCTTCTAATTACAGATTGATAACCTAGTTGAAAATATTATTCAACATACGACTTTTTTATGGTGACTTATCTCACATCTCCCCTTTCCTGTGGGCTCAGGGCATATTTGGTATCTCCTGCTGTGCGTTATTTTTAACCAGCACAAAATCCTGTTACACCCCTGCCTTTTACCGTTTCAAAAAAGCGAAATCGCAAAGAAAAAATTTCTGCACCAACACGCTTTTCAATGCGTTGTTCTATGCTTGAAAAGAGGCTCTCCAGACAGAGAGGGCTAACAACAATGAGGGCGCGCTAATGGCTACAATTGATTCCATGAATAAGGACAGCACACGTCTGAGCGATGGACCCGACTGGACGTTTGAGTTACTGGATGTCTATCTGGCTGAAATTGACCGGGTAGCGAAGCTCTATCGACTGGATACTTATCCTCATCAGATTGAAGTGATTACCTCGGAGCAAATGATGGATGCCTATTCCAGCGTTGGGATGCCCATCAATTATCCGCACTGGTCGTTTGGCAAAAAATTCATCGAGACAGAACGGCTGTACAAGCATGGTCAGCAAGGCCTGGCGTATGAAATCGTTATCAATTCCAACCCCTGCATTGCCTATCTGATGGAAGAGAACACCATTACCATGCAGGCGCTGGTCATGGCGCATGCCTGCTATGGACATAACTCCTTTTTCAAAAATAACTACCTTTTCCGTAGCTGGACGGACGCCAGTTCTATTGTCGATTACCTGATTTTTGCCCGTAAATACATCACCGAATGCGAAGAACGTTTTGGTGTGGATGAGGTGGAAAAACTACTCGACTCCTGCCACGCCCTGATGAACTATGGCGTTGACCGCTACAAACGTCCGCAAAAAATCTCCTTGCAGGAGGAGAAAGCGCGACAAAAAAGCCGTGAGGAGTATCTTCAGAGCCAGGTGAATATGCTGTGGCGTACGTTACCAAAACGTGAGGAAGAGAAAACCATTGCGGAGGCACGTCGTTATCCGTCTGAGCCTCAGGAAAACTTGCTCTACTTTATGGAGAAAAACGCCCCGTTGCTGGAACCGTGGCAGCGTGAAATCCTGCGCATCGTGCGCAAAGTGAGCCAGTATTTCTACCCGCAAAAACAGACCCAGGTGATGAACGAAGGCTGGGCGACATTCTGGCATTACACCATCCTTAACCATCTGTACGATGAAGGAAAAGTGACCGAGCGCTTCATGCTCGAGTTTTTGCACAGCCATACCAACGTGGTCTTCCAGCCGCCGTACAACAGCCCCTGGTACAGCGGGATTAACCCGTATGCGCTGGGATTTGCCATGTTCCAGGATATCAAACGGATCTGTCAGTCTCCCACCGAAGAAGACCGCTACTGGTTCCCGGACATTGCCGGTTCTGACTGGCTGGAGACGTTGCACTTCGCCATGCGCGATTTCAAAGATGAAAGCTTCATCAGCCAGTTTATGTCGCCGAAAATTATGCGTGACTTCCGGTTCTTCACCGTGCTGGACGATGACCGCAATAACTATCTGGAAATTTCAGCCATCCACAACGAAGAAGGGTATCGGGAGATCCGCTCTCGCCTCTCTTCTCAGTACAACCTGAGTAACCTTGAACCAAACATTCAGGTCTGGAATGTGGATTTACGCGGTGACCGCTCTCTGACGCTACGTTATATCCCGCATAACCGCGCGCCGCTGGATAAAGGACGTAAAGAGGTGCTGAAGCATGTGCATCGTCTTTGGGGTTTTGACGTTTTGCTGGAGCAGCAGAATGAAGACGGAAGCGTCGAATTACTGGACCGTTGCCCTGCACGGTTAAACGCTCTGTAATTCAACGTTGCAGTCGCAATAAAAAACCTCTCAGTTGAGAGGTTTTTTACGTTATCGGCCCTGAATAACCAAGTCACCCGGCAACGATTTCTGCATCCGATGCCAGATCTCTCCGCTGTCATGGCCGTACCGGCGAACCGTTTCATAAACCTGATCGTGCAGACCTTCAGTACAGAGCTCACTCAGTTTGTGATAGAAACCGAGCGCCAGGCTGCGGGCTTCCGGATTCGCAAAATAGTGACGACCAATTCGGGTATACAACCCTTTCATGCCATTCAGAATCAGGCCATAAATTGGGTTACCAGAAGCAAACGCCAGACCACGGAACACATTGTAATCCAGCGTTGCAAACGCATCTGCATGATCGTCTACCGCTTTGGCACTGGCCAACACTTCAAGAGCATGGTCGGGGTGCTGGCGGAATGCCGTACGAATAAAGATCGTCGCGATATTGGTACGCACGGACAGGAGGTTATCGATCAGCTGCGGCACGCTTTCATGATCGAGGCGTGCCAGTGTTTCGAGGATATTCAGCCCCGAGGTTTCCCAGAAGTTGTTCACTTTCGTCGGCTTGCCGTGCTGGATCGTCAGCCATCCATCACGCGCCAGACGCTGAAGCACTTCTCGTAACGTGGTGCGGGTGACGCCAATCAGTTCAGAAAGTTCGCGTTCAGCTGGTAAAATGGTTCCCGGAGGAAAACGGTTATTCCAGATGCTTTCAATGATGTACTCTTCCGCGAAACCCGCTGGGCTCTGCGCCTTAATGACCATAGTGAGATTTCCATTACACAGCTTTAGCTAATGGACTCATCATACCAGAGGGACGCAGAGGCAGATAGCACAGCAAACCGAGAAAAGAGGGATCGCTGTTTCATTTTTATCAAATACTCAACACGCTGTAACAACCCTTCCCACCTTCTTTTTGCGTATACTGATGTTTTGTCTGGTTAGACGGGAAGGACATCTGTCGTGGAAATTTCTTATAGTCGCGCACTGTGGCGCAATTTTTTAGGCCAGTCGCCTGACTGGTACAAACTCACCCTTCTCATTTTCCTGGTGATCAACCCCATTATTTTTTGGATTGATCCCTTTATCGCAGGCTGGTTGCTGGTCGTGGAGTTTATTTTCACGCTGGCAATGGCGCTTAAATGTTATCCGCTACTTTCTGGTGGCATGCTGGCCATCGAAGCCGTCGTGATTGGCATGACCCACGCAGAACATGTCAAACAAGAGATAGCGGCAAACCTGGAAGTCCTCCTGCTGTTGATGTTCATGGTGGCCGGGATCTACTTTATGAAGCAGTTGCTGCTGTTTATTTTCACCCGGCTACTGTTGAGTATTCCGTCCAAAACGGTGTTATCACTCGCCTTTTGTCTTGCTGCCGCTTTTCTTTCTGCCTTCCTGGACGCCTTAACGGTTGTTGCCGTCGTGATTAGCGTTGCCGTCGGGTTTTACGGCATTTATCACCGTGTGGCCTCTTCCCGTCCCAGTGACGATCTCCAGGATGATAGCCATGTAGATAAGCACAATCGCGAGGTTCTGGAACAGTTCCGCGCATTCTTGCGTAGCCTGATGATGCATGCAGGTGTCGGAACGGCTCTCGGCGGCGTAATGACCATGGTTGGGGAGCCTCAAAATCTGATCATTGCCAAGGCGGCTGGCTGGAACTTCGGCGAGTTTTTCCTGCGTATGGCGCCGGTCAGTTTACCGGTTCTCTTATGCGGATTATTGACCTGCTTCCTTCTTGAGAAATTCAGGGGATTTGGCTACGGCGCACAACTTCCGGAAGCTGTACGTCAAGAGTTGCATAAATTTGATGTACAAAGCCGTAGCCTGCGAACACGCCAGGAAACGTTGCGACTGGTGGCTCAGGGCATCATCGGCATCTGGCTGATCGCCGCACTGGCCTTTCATCTTGCTGAGGTTGGGCTCATCGGGCTTTCGGTGATTATTCTGGCAACCACTTTTACCGGTATTACCGATGAACATGCCATCGGCAAAGCCTTCACAGAAGCCTTACCCTTCACCGCTCTGCTGGTGGTGTTTTTTGCCATTGTCGCAGTAATTATCGATCAGCAGCTGTTTTCTCCTATTATTGCCTTCGTGTTGCGAGCAGACCCGGATGCCCAACTATCGCTCTTTTATCTGTTCAATGGATTATTGTCGTCTATCTCCGATAACGTCTTTGTCGGGACGGTCTATATCAATGAGGCAAAAGCCGCTATGGAGCATGGGATAATCAGTGCAGGTCAATTCGAACTGCTGGCCGTCGCCATTAATACCGGAACCAATCTGCCCTCCGTTGCCACCCCGAATGGGCAAGCGGCATTTCTGTTTTTGTTAACGTCGGCGCTTGCACCACTCATACGACTTTCTTATGGCCGGATGGTGTGGATGGCTCTGCCCTATACCCTGGTGCTCACTCTCGTCGGATTGCTATGCGTCAAATTTACCCTCATTCCCTATACGCATTGGCTGATGCAAATAGGTATACTGGCGACGCAGTAAAGCAATGCAACCGGGCAGTTCACTGCCCGGTTTGACTTTTCGCATTATAAACATCCAATTACGCTTTATTTCGCCAAGACCAGGTGGCGCAAGTAGTGAATTCGTTTACACTGCGCTTTCTAAGCATGTTCCAGGGAAATGATTATGTTGAGATTTTTAAACCAGTGCTCCCGCGGTCGCGGAGCGTGGTTGTTAATGGCACTGACCGCCTTCGCACTGGAGATGGTGGCGCTGTGGTTCCAGCATGTAATGTTGCTGAAGCCTTGTGTGCTGTGTATTTATGAACGTTGCGCGCTTTTCGGCATTATGGGCGCAGGGCTGGTGGGTGCGATCGCACCAAAATCACCCCTTCGCTATGCCGGTATCGCTATCTGGCTTTACAGCGCATGGAAAGGCATCGAGCTGTCCTGGCAGCACACCATGATGCAGTTACACCCGTCGCCATTTATGACCTGTGATTTTGCCGCCCGCTTCCCAAGCTGGCTACCACTGGATAAATGGCTGCCTCAGGTGTTTGTCGCATCCGGTGACTGCTCTGTTCGCCAGTGGGAATTCCTGACACTGGAGATGCCGCAATGGCTGGTAGGCATTTTCGTTGCTTATTTCGTCGTGGCATTACTGGTGCTGATTGCCCAGCCGTTTAAACCGAAAAAACGTGATTTGTTTGGCAGGTAAAAACAAAACGGCAACTTCGGTTGCCGTTTTTAGTCTTTGCGCCCTCTCCCATGGGAGAAGATTGGGGTGAGGGCATCAGGCGACACACCCCGAAATAAAAAAACCGCCGAGGCGGTTTTTTTATTTCATCGATTGGGGTGATTCATAATGTGATCTTCCCAGTCCCGGACCTCAGACTCTTTCACCGCAATATGCCGCACAGAGATACGCTCACCGTGCATCGCCGCTTTTGAGCCCGTCAGCAGAGGATGCCAGTCCGGCAGACCTTTCCCTTCGGCCAGCAGGCGATAAGCACAGGTATGCGGTAACCATTCAAAGGTCGGCAAATTATCACGGGTGAGTTTGATGCAGTCGGGTTCGTACTCAAAACGACGTTCATAGTTGCGACACTGACACGTTTTGATGTTCAGCTGCTTGCACGCAACGTTAGTGAAATAAATTTCGTCAGAATCTTCATCCATCAGCTTATGCAGGCAACACTGCCCACAACCATCACATAACGATTCCCACTCCACGTCGGTCATTTCGTCGAGCGTTTTGCTTTGCCAGAAAGGGATTTCGTTCATCAGGATGTCCACACGTCAAAGAGAAAGCGCACCTTATAACGAGTCTGACTCATTGATGCAAGCTTTGCCGCCTTTCTGAGGCGGCAAGATGCTTTTACAGGACGCGGGTTTTCAGTGAAAGCGCGTTAAAACTCACTTCCAGTTCATCGCCACTTTGCAGCGGCCCCACGCCTTCTGGTGTGCCGGTCAGAATCACATCGCCGGGTTTAAGGGTAAAGAAACGGCTCATGTATGCAATCAACGGTACAATCTTGTGGATCATGTCCGCCGTCGTCCCTTGCTGGCGGAACTCTCCGTTGACCTTCAGGCTGAGCGGCGTGTCCTGCGGGTCACCCGTAAACTCACCAACGGGAACAAAACCGGAGATCGGACATGAATTATCAAACCCTTTCGCTTTTTCCCAGGGCTGACCCGCTTTCTTCATTTTGCCCTGAACATCTCGCAGGGTCAGATCCAGTGCGACACCGTATCCGGCAATGGCTTTAAGGACGTGCTCTTCGGAGGCCTGACGCAGGGTCGCGCCAATCAGTACAGCAAGCTCCACTTCATGGTGAACCGAACCCAGCCCTTGCGGAAGGGCCAGAGGTTGACGAATGTCGCAGAGCGCCGTTTCCGGTTTAATAAACAATACCGGTTCTTCTGGCGTCGCACTGCCCATTTCCTGAATGTGCTTCGCATAATTGCTGCCTACACAGACAACTTTGCTGACGGGATAATCCAGTAATGCACCTTGCCAGTTATGATGTTGATACATTTACGTCCCCTAAACGGTTGATATGTTGTGCCCGAAAATGACCGGGACTATTTCTTTCCGTTCACCTCAAGATGCTGTTTTAATAAATTCTCGGGTGGCGGTGGAAGCTGCAAATAATAACCTTGCTCGGCTAATGCCGTTTTTACTTTTTCCAGATCGGCATTCACCAGTTTTTTACGCCCATCCAGCGGTAACAGCATCGCCAGCTGCGGTCGACCAAAACCTTTCATTAATTCTTCAGGCACACGAGAAAAATCGTCTTTCTTTTCGACATAAAGGTAGGTCTGGTCGCGGCTTGTACTTCTGTAGATCACACAAAACATGTTTTTACTCTGAATTAATGGGTGGTTGCTTGCCTCAATATACTCCTGACTATAACATGCCTGATACTCTTCGGAATATCGTAACGGCTACGTTGCGGTTAATAGCAAATTGAGTAAGGCCAGGATGTCAAACACGCCCATCGAGCTTAAAGGCAGTAGCTTCACCTTATCAGTGGTTCATTTGCATGATGCAAAACCCGAGGTTATTCGTCAGGCGTTAGAAGACAAAATCGCTCAGGCCCCCGCCTTCCTGAAACACGCCCCCGTCGTCGTCAATGTCAGCGGTCTGGATGCGCCGGTTAACTGGCTGCGTCTCCAGCAGGCTGTCGCATCAACGGGACTGCGTATCGTGGGAATTAGCGGCTGCAAAGATGCGGAGCTGAAAGCAGAGATTGATCGTGCCGGGCTGCCGATTCTGACCGAGGGTAAGGAAAAAACCTCACGTCCGGCTCCTGTCGCATCTCAGCCCCCTCCAGCACCTGTGCAAAACGTTACACCAATCACAAAAACACGATTGATTGATGTGCCGGTCCGTTCCGGTCAGCGTATTTATGCACCAAACTGTGATCTGATTGTTACAAACCACGTCAGTGCTGGCGCAGAACTGATTGCAGATGGCAACATTCACGTCTACGGTATGATGCGTGGGCGTGCACTTGCCGGTGCGGGTGGTGACCGGGATGCGCAAATTTTTTGTACTCACCTGACGGCGGAACTGGTTTCCATCGCAGGAGAATATTGGCTGAGCGATAAGATCCCAGCCGAATTTTATGGCAAAGCGGCTCGCCTGCGATTAGCAGACGATGCTTTGACTGTTCAACCGTTGAATTGATCCCTTTTTAACAAGGAATTTCTATGGCACGCATTATTGTTGTGACTTCGGGTAAAGGAGGCGTTGGCAAGACCACCTCCAGCGCGGCCATCGCTACTGGTTTGGCCCAGAAGGGAAAGAAAACGGTCGTTATCGATTTCGATATCGGCCTGCGTAACCTGGACCTGATCATGGGTTGTGAGCGCCGCGTAGTGTATGACTTCGTTAATGTCATTCAGGGCGATGCCACACTGAACCAGGCGCTGATTAAAGATAAGCGCACCGAAAATCTCTTTATTCTACCTGCCTCACAGACGCGCGATAAAGATGCTCTGACCCGCGAAGGCGTGGAGAAGGTACTCGACGAACTGAAGAAGATGGAGTTCGACTTTGTAGTCTGCGACTCCCCTGCCGGTATCGAAACCGGGGCGCTGATGGCGCTCTACTTCGCCGATGAAGCCATTATTACCACCAACCCTGAAGTATCGTCCGTACGTGACTCTGACCGAATTCTGGGTATTCTCGCCTCTAAATCCCGTCGTGCGGAAAATGGCGAAGACCCAATTAAAGAGCACCTTCTGCTGACACGTTACAATCCTGGACGCGTCAACAAAGGTGACATGCTGAGCATGGAAGACGTACTGGAGATCCTGCGCATCAAACTGGTGGGCGTGATCCCGGAAGATCAATCCGTGTTACGTGCGTCCAACCAGGGCGAGCCTGTGATCCTTGATACCCTGGCCGATGCGGGTAAAGCGTATGCCGATACCGTAGATCGCCTGCTGGGAGAAGAACGTCCTTTCCGCTTCATTGAAGAAGAGAAGAAAGGTTTCCTCAAACGCCTGTTCGGAGGATAAGTTATGGCATTACTGGACTTTTTTCTCTCGCGGAAAAAGAACACCGCCAACATCGCAAAAGAAAGACTGCAGATCATTGTTGCAGAGCGCCGTCGTAGTGACGCCGAGCCACAATATTTGCCGCAACTGCGCAAAGATATTCTGGAAGTCATCTGTAAATACGTACAGATTGACCCGGAAATGGTTACGGTTCAGCTTGAGCAGAAAGACGGGGATATCTCGATTCTGGAACTCAACGTGACGTTACCTGAAGCGGAAGAGTCACGTCCGTAAACTGTAGTCGTAGTCTTGTCACTCCGGGAAGCAAAGCCTACCGGGGATATGCCGGGCGGAATAATACTGCCCGGCCTGTTTTTATTATCGCGGATAAGCTTCCAACAGCGTTTTAAGACGATCGGCCATCAATTCCCCGCGCCAACCCGCCATCAACTCCGGTAATCCATTTTGCAACTTCAGCTTCCAGTGCCAGTTTAATAACTGATTGATCTGACGACGTGATGCCAGCAATTCAGCACCCAGTTTGCTCTCCGTAGCCACGTCCTGCACCAGCGCTTTAATGTCTTTAAAGGCTTTACGATAGCCAGGCATATCCATCAGATTTTGTAGCGGCTCCGGCAGTTCATCATCCGGGGTTTGCTGGGCTTTCGCCACCAGAGCAAGCAGCGTTTTGCCGTGGAAACGAATTTCACTGCCTGAAAGACCAATACTATCGAGTTCTCCCATGCTGCCTGGCATATAACGTGCAACGGCCCAGAGATGCTCTTCTCTCACCACAAAGTTCACGGCAAGATCGCGCTCGCGAGCTTTACGAAGACGCCAGTCCGCCAAAAGTTGCAGACACGCAAGCTGACGCGTACGCAGTTGCCATGCATTGCTGATATCGCGCCAGGCCTCTTTCGGATCGACCACTTCCTGCCGACGCTGCTGTGTCATACGGCACTCATCCAGCGCTGCGGGAAGCCAGCCTGAGGCTTCCGCTTCTTTCATCAGTTGGCCGGCAATCGGCAACAGATAAAACACATCTGCAGCGGCATAATCCAGCTGACGTTCCGTCAGCGGACGCGCCAGCCAGTCGGTACGAGATTCACTCTTGTCCAGCGTCAGGCCGGTGTACTCTTCCACCATGGCCGCAAATCCCCATGAGAGTGGACGGTTACTGAACGCGGCAAGGATCTGCGTATCAATCAAGGGAGATGGCATGATGCCAAAAGTATTGAGAAACACTTCCAGATCTTCACTGCCCGCGTGCAGATATTTCGTGACGGTAGTGTCAAGCAGCAACGAGCGCATCGGCTCCCAGTCAGTAATGCTCAGTGGGTCGATCAGCGACACGTGTTTGCCGTCGTACATCTGGATCAGACCTAACTGCGGATAATAGGTCCGGGTGCGGACAAATTCGGTATCCAGGGCGATGGCAGGAAAGTCGCGCGTAACCTCGCACAGCGAAGCCAGCTCATCATTGGTCGTGATCATCTGGTAATTCAAAACGGTTTCTCTTTTGTTTGCGCCCATAAAAAACGCCGGCTTAACCGGCGTCATGGCGATTAGCGTGAAGCTCAGGCCTTATTGTCCACTTTGGCACGGGCTTCGTCACGTAATTCTCGTCGTAATATCTTTCCGACATTTGATTTTGGCAGTTCATCGCGGAATTCAACCAGCTTCGGTACTTTGTAACCCGTAAGCTGTCTGCGACAGAATGTCACCAGTTCTTCTTCCGTCAGCGAAGGATCTTTCTTAACGACGAAAATTTTCACCGCCTCACCGCTACTACCAGAAGGAACACCGACCGCGGCGACTTCCTGCACGCCATTGTGCTGCATCACCACATCTTCAATTTCATTAGGGTAGACGTTGAAGCCGGAGACGAGAATCATGTCTTTTTTACGATCAACAATACGTAAGAAGCCCTCATCATCCATCACGGCGATATCACCGGTATGTAACCAGCCGTCCTTAATGATCTCATCAGTGGCATCAGGACGTTGCCAGTAGCCAAGCATCACCTGAGGACCTTTGACACAGAGCTCACCCGGTTCACCTGGCGCGACTTCATTATCGTCATCATCCACCAGCTTTGCTTCCGTTGAGGGCACTGGCAGACCAATACTGCCACTGTGGTAATCGATATCATGCGGATTCACACTCACCAGCGGAGCACACTCCGTCAGACCATAGCCTTCCAGCAGGTATTGTCCGGTCAGTTTCACCCAACGTTCCGCAACAGCCTGCTGAACAGGCATACCGCCCCCCGCAGAGAGATGCAGCGTGGAAAAATCAAGCTGCTGGAACTCTTTGTTGTTAAGCAGCGCGTTGAACAAGGTATTAACCCCGGTCATCGCGGTAAATGGATACTTCGCCAGCTCTTTGACGAGGCCCGGAATATCACGCGGGTTGGTGATTAACAGGTTTTGGCCGCCCAGTTCGATGAACAACAGACAGTTCATGGTTAACGCAAAGATGTGGTAGAGCGGAAGCGCTGTAACAACCAGTTCTTTGCCTCTGTGCAGTAACGGCCCATAGGTTGCGTTAACTTGTTCAAGATTCGCCAGCATGTTGCGATGGGTAAGCATCGCGCCTTTCGCGACCCCTGTCGTTCCGCCCGTGTATTGCAAAAATGCCAGATCGCCCGGCACAACCTCGGGTTTAACATACTGCAAACGGTAACCGTTATGCAGCGCACGACGGAACGAAATAGCATCAGGCAGGTGATATTTGGGAACCAAACGTTTGACGTATTTGACGACAAAGTTCACCAGCGTGCCTTTGGCTGTGGACAATTGATCGCCCATTCGCGTCAGAATAACGTGCTTAACCTGGGTCTTATCGACGATTTTTTCGAGCGTATGCGCAAAGTTGGAGACAATGACGATTGCCGCTGCGCCACTGTCGTTTAGCTGATGTTCCAGTTCACGCGGGGTGTACAGGGGGTTAACGTTAACCACGATCATTCCGGCACGCAAAATACCAAACAGAGCCACCGGGTATTGCAGCAGGTTTGGCATCATCAACGCGACACGGTCGCCCTTCTGTAGCCCTAACCCCTGCTGGAGATATGCGGCAAACGCACGGCTACGTTCCTCTAGTTTACGGAACGTCATCACCTCGCCCATATTCACGAATGCAGGTTGATCCGCATAACGTGCTACTGAATTTTCAAATAATTCAACCAGGGATTGATAACGGTCAGGATCGATCTCCGCAGGAACATCTGCGGGATAACGGTTAAGCCAAACCTTTTTCAATGCATCACCTCTGAAATGAGTGTTCGTCGTCATCACAACCCCGATAATAAACAGCTTGTTAACATTATATTAACTCAGCGTACCAGTTTATTAATTGTTCAGATTTAAGGTTGCGAAGCGCGTCACTCTTTTTTTTCGTTTTATCCGTAAAAAAACAGAGACAGCGGCTGAGCCGCTGTCTCTTTCCTATGAATAACAGTAAGTTACTCTGTTACGATCGTTTGAACTTGCGCGGGACCGGGGTTATACCAGCCCCATCCACCGTAACCATAGCGATAAGGGTGTGGACCCCACATCCATGGATCCATCGGCTGTGGAGGCATGACAACTTGCTGGGCAATCCGCCAGCGTTTGTAACCGTTCACTTGCATGGTCATAAATTTATACGGCGTGCTGCCGATTTTACCTTGAACCGTTCCGGTAATCGGCCCTACAACCGTAACCAGTTGTCCCCGGAAATCAACCGGGTCAAGGAAACCGCTGACGTCGGCATAGATACGCCCACGCGAGGCTTCGCCCAGTACAGGTCGAGCACCGCTATCCAGTGGGACGGTGGCGATCTCCAGACGGGTTTTCCCCTGCTGGTTTACGACCTCAACCACCTTGCCACCAAAGCGCGCTTCCTGACCCACATACAGTTCCGGCGCGTTCATCACACGTACCAGGTCCTGCTGCGGCGTCGGGCTTGATCCTTTTATCGCGTCAGGAACGGTAACACATCCGCTCAATGCTATGGCAACAACGCCTGCCATAAAAAGGCGTACAACTTTAGTCTGAACCGCCATGATGCGACTCCTTTTTCTCAGTTCCTGTTACTGAGATTCACTCCCGGCCAGGAAGTTTCTTCCACGCCACGTTGTTTCGCAAATAAACCGGCTCAGCGTGTTCAACTGCAACGGTTTTTCCGGCCGTAAACAACTGACAGGCAACAGGTAGCATATCTTCAGCAGCGGGCAGCAGCATGTTGCCATCGACCAGCGTCAACCCAGTGTCGTTTGCCATCTCAGGCCATGCCGGCCAGCCGGTTCCCACCGTCGCCCAGACACCTGAAAGCTGTTTCAGTCTTTCCGTTACTGCTTCAGGTTTAAGTACGGCTTCGGTCTCTTCACCCTGCCACACGCCTTGCTCATTACGGGTGTATTCGGCCCAGTAAACTTCGCCCATGCGTGCATCAATTGCCGCCAGCACATGTGTTGCCCCTGTTTTTCGCCATGCCCCTTGCGCCATCGTCATCAGAGTGGAGACCCCAATCATTGGCAGATCTGCGCCCAGAGCTAAGCCCTGCGCAATACCGATGCCAATGCGGACCCCGGTAAAACTTCCGGGGCCACGGCCATAGGCCAGTGCATCAAGGTGGGTTAAGGCCGTATTGCCCTGGGCGAGGATCTCTTTTACCAGAGGCAAAATACGTTGTGTATGTTCCCGTGG
This sequence is a window from Enterobacter sp. RHBSTW-00994. Protein-coding genes within it:
- a CDS encoding YcgN family cysteine cluster protein gives rise to the protein MNEIPFWQSKTLDEMTDVEWESLCDGCGQCCLHKLMDEDSDEIYFTNVACKQLNIKTCQCRNYERRFEYEPDCIKLTRDNLPTFEWLPHTCAYRLLAEGKGLPDWHPLLTGSKAAMHGERISVRHIAVKESEVRDWEDHIMNHPNR
- the minC gene encoding septum site-determining protein MinC codes for the protein MSNTPIELKGSSFTLSVVHLHDAKPEVIRQALEDKIAQAPAFLKHAPVVVNVSGLDAPVNWLRLQQAVASTGLRIVGISGCKDAELKAEIDRAGLPILTEGKEKTSRPAPVASQPPPAPVQNVTPITKTRLIDVPVRSGQRIYAPNCDLIVTNHVSAGAELIADGNIHVYGMMRGRALAGAGGDRDAQIFCTHLTAELVSIAGEYWLSDKIPAEFYGKAARLRLADDALTVQPLN
- the fadR gene encoding fatty acid metabolism transcriptional regulator FadR; translated protein: MVIKAQSPAGFAEEYIIESIWNNRFPPGTILPAERELSELIGVTRTTLREVLQRLARDGWLTIQHGKPTKVNNFWETSGLNILETLARLDHESVPQLIDNLLSVRTNIATIFIRTAFRQHPDHALEVLASAKAVDDHADAFATLDYNVFRGLAFASGNPIYGLILNGMKGLYTRIGRHYFANPEARSLALGFYHKLSELCTEGLHDQVYETVRRYGHDSGEIWHRMQKSLPGDLVIQGR
- a CDS encoding SpoVR family protein: MATIDSMNKDSTRLSDGPDWTFELLDVYLAEIDRVAKLYRLDTYPHQIEVITSEQMMDAYSSVGMPINYPHWSFGKKFIETERLYKHGQQGLAYEIVINSNPCIAYLMEENTITMQALVMAHACYGHNSFFKNNYLFRSWTDASSIVDYLIFARKYITECEERFGVDEVEKLLDSCHALMNYGVDRYKRPQKISLQEEKARQKSREEYLQSQVNMLWRTLPKREEEKTIAEARRYPSEPQENLLYFMEKNAPLLEPWQREILRIVRKVSQYFYPQKQTQVMNEGWATFWHYTILNHLYDEGKVTERFMLEFLHSHTNVVFQPPYNSPWYSGINPYALGFAMFQDIKRICQSPTEEDRYWFPDIAGSDWLETLHFAMRDFKDESFISQFMSPKIMRDFRFFTVLDDDRNNYLEISAIHNEEGYREIRSRLSSQYNLSNLEPNIQVWNVDLRGDRSLTLRYIPHNRAPLDKGRKEVLKHVHRLWGFDVLLEQQNEDGSVELLDRCPARLNAL
- a CDS encoding YcgL domain-containing protein; translation: MFCVIYRSTSRDQTYLYVEKKDDFSRVPEELMKGFGRPQLAMLLPLDGRKKLVNADLEKVKTALAEQGYYLQLPPPPENLLKQHLEVNGKK
- the dsbB gene encoding disulfide bond formation protein DsbB → MLRFLNQCSRGRGAWLLMALTAFALEMVALWFQHVMLLKPCVLCIYERCALFGIMGAGLVGAIAPKSPLRYAGIAIWLYSAWKGIELSWQHTMMQLHPSPFMTCDFAARFPSWLPLDKWLPQVFVASGDCSVRQWEFLTLEMPQWLVGIFVAYFVVALLVLIAQPFKPKKRDLFGR
- the nhaB gene encoding sodium/proton antiporter NhaB, with product MEISYSRALWRNFLGQSPDWYKLTLLIFLVINPIIFWIDPFIAGWLLVVEFIFTLAMALKCYPLLSGGMLAIEAVVIGMTHAEHVKQEIAANLEVLLLLMFMVAGIYFMKQLLLFIFTRLLLSIPSKTVLSLAFCLAAAFLSAFLDALTVVAVVISVAVGFYGIYHRVASSRPSDDLQDDSHVDKHNREVLEQFRAFLRSLMMHAGVGTALGGVMTMVGEPQNLIIAKAAGWNFGEFFLRMAPVSLPVLLCGLLTCFLLEKFRGFGYGAQLPEAVRQELHKFDVQSRSLRTRQETLRLVAQGIIGIWLIAALAFHLAEVGLIGLSVIILATTFTGITDEHAIGKAFTEALPFTALLVVFFAIVAVIIDQQLFSPIIAFVLRADPDAQLSLFYLFNGLLSSISDNVFVGTVYINEAKAAMEHGIISAGQFELLAVAINTGTNLPSVATPNGQAAFLFLLTSALAPLIRLSYGRMVWMALPYTLVLTLVGLLCVKFTLIPYTHWLMQIGILATQ
- a CDS encoding fumarylacetoacetate hydrolase family protein, producing the protein MYQHHNWQGALLDYPVSKVVCVGSNYAKHIQEMGSATPEEPVLFIKPETALCDIRQPLALPQGLGSVHHEVELAVLIGATLRQASEEHVLKAIAGYGVALDLTLRDVQGKMKKAGQPWEKAKGFDNSCPISGFVPVGEFTGDPQDTPLSLKVNGEFRQQGTTADMIHKIVPLIAYMSRFFTLKPGDVILTGTPEGVGPLQSGDELEVSFNALSLKTRVL